TGAGAAAGTGAAGGCCCCACAACAGACAACTCATTGCCAGCGCCAGCCCCCGGTGCGGGGGAGCAGGGGCGTAGAGTCGCGCTCTCGCCACCGCCGCCGCACCTCTGCCAGGACTTCCTCGCGGTGCTTGGCCATCTCCTCGATCACCCCGCAGGATGCCCCCGTGCGTTCATGCCGTGAGCCCCAGATGAGCAGCTCCAACAGCACCGGCGCCAGGCCGATGCCCTTTTCCGTCAAACGATAGTTCACCCGGCGTCCGTCTGTCCCGTCAACCTCCGTACTGATGATCCCCGCCGCCACAAGTTTCTTTAGACGGTCGGCCAGCACATTGGTTGCAATTCCC
The window above is part of the Terriglobales bacterium genome. Proteins encoded here:
- a CDS encoding helix-turn-helix domain-containing protein; protein product: MKRRAKRRSGCPVSISLEIFGDNWSLLIVRDLMVRGFRTFKEFEESGEGIATNVLADRLKKLVAAGIISTEVDGTDGRRVNYRLTEKGIGLAPVLLELLIWGSRHERTGASCGVIEEMAKHREEVLAEVRRRWRERDSTPLLPRTGGWRWQ